One Branchiostoma floridae strain S238N-H82 chromosome 1, Bfl_VNyyK, whole genome shotgun sequence genomic region harbors:
- the LOC118412969 gene encoding transmembrane protein 62-like isoform X6, with translation MASGLLKGAVLLLVSVLSWLCVYMKGRYTVDVQSLPQHPRSHQPPYPGGTADNLLWFLQVSDIHISRFYDPQRVTDLKQFCTENVDVFKPPMVLVTGDLTDAKTIDRGGSMQYEVEWRTYYGVLKETNVMERTLWMDIRGNHDAFDIPALHSNRNFFRQYSSMGQTGKISYHHAHKTPFGTYSFVALDACLNPGPRRPFNFFGYLNESSLATLQSLADETVHSNMTIWMGHHPTATILSPNPGIKHVIRNGIAYLCGHLHDLGGLFPVMYSMQEGGTLELELSDWMNNRRYRLLAADHDMLSFVDVKLGEWPVVLVTNPKHAMFATPSHEPLGRIRHSTHIRVLAFSPDPIEKVVVWLDGVRFCEASHVEGPLFTCPWNPADYGTGLHTIAVDVSDRKGRTRHQEHPFSVDGSRANISFVQTVILQTDWLVLMKLVFVLVFTAGVLSLPVLRYCSPALPPGAYPRQFVQKWLSRLSLLTKVDQLYYPLFCFGVYIPIGPWFYGELIQGCHGALFMHGTYIAGAYVPGLWSHAYATLQIALFHVPLTVYLAMLLDNHLCHLSHKNNQASNNHAKPRYRLYRQLIGLLRLHGFGVFFLIWQLYSSYWVLVAYGTMSFLICPLRTWSLLLAAWLIYKVRTLPKEKVAHLVR, from the exons ATGGCCAGTGGTTTGCTGAAGGGAGCTGTGCTGTTGTTAGTGTCTGTGTTGTCCTGGCTGTGTGTTTACATGAAGGGGAGGTACACAGTAGATGTGCAGAGCCTGCCACAGCACCCACGCTCACACCAACCTCCCTATCCCGGGGGGACGGCAGACAACTTACTATGGTTCCTTCAG GTGTCAGACATCCACATCAGCAGGTTCTATGACCCACAGAGAGTGACAGACTTAAAGCAGTTCTGTACTGAGAATGTCGATGTCTTTAAACCTCCCATGGTCCTGGTAACTG GTGATTTGACCGATGCTAAGACCATAGACCGGGGAGGGTCCATGCAGTATGAGGTGGAGTGGAGGACGTACTACGGTGTGCTGAAGGAGACTAACGTTATGGAGAGGACATTGTGGATGGACATCAGAGGCAACCATG ATGCTTTTGATATCCCTGCACTGCACAGCAATAGAAACTTCTTCAG ACAGTATTCCTCCATGGGGCAGACAGGAAAGATATCATACCACCACGCCCACAAGACTCCGTTTGGAACCTACTCCTTTGTGGCGTTAGACGCTTGCCTCAACCCTGGTCCAAGGAGACCCTTCAACTTCTTCGGCTATCTTAATGAG TCTTCCCTAGCCACCCTACAGAGCCTTGCAGATGAGACAGTCCACAGTAACATGACTATCTGGATGGGGCATCACCCTACTGCTACAATCCTGTCTCCTAACCCTGGCATCAAACATGTCATCAG GAATGGAATAGCTTACCTGTGTGGCCACCTGCACGACCTGGGCGGGCTGTTTCCTGTCATGTACTCCATGCAGGAGGGCGGGACCTTAGAGCTGGAGCTGTCGGACTGGATGAACAACAGGAG GTATCGCCTACTTGCTGCTGACCATGACATGCTGTCGTTCGTTGATGTGAAACTCGGGGAGTGGCCAGTGGTGCTGGTGACCAACCCCAAACATGCCATGTTTGCAACACCTTCCCATGAACCTCTGGGGAGGATACGGCATTCTACCCACATCAG GGTGCTGGCATTCTCCCCAGATCCCATAGAGAAGGTGGTAGTGTGGCTGGATGGTGTGAGGTTCTGTGAGGCCAGTCATGTGGAGGGACCCTTATTCACCTGTCCCTGGAACCCTGCAGACTATGGGACAGGCCTGCACACCATTGCTGTGGATGTCTCT GACAGGAAAGGTCGTACCCGGCACCAGGAGCACCCCTTCTCTGTGGACGGCAGCCGGGCTAACATCTCCTTTGTCCAGACGGTCATCCTGCAGACAGACTGGCTGGTGTTG ATGAAGCTTGTATTCGTGCTGGTGTTCACGGCTGGTGTCCTGTCCCTGCCAGTCCTGCGGTACTGCAGCCCTGCCCTGCCCCCAG GTGCGTACCCACGCCAGTTTGTACAGAAGTGGCTGTCACGGCTGTCTCTGCTTACCAAGGTGGACCAGCTCTACTACCCGCTGTTCTGCTTCGGTGTCTACATTCCTATAG GCCCATGGTTTTACGGCGAACTGATCCAAGGGTGCCATGGTGCACTCTTCATGCACGGGACCTACATAGCTGGAGCCTACGTACCAGGACTCTGGTCACATGCCTATGCCACTCTGCAG ATCGCCCTTTTCCATGTGCCATTGACAGTCTACCTTGCCATGCTGCTGGATAACCATCTATGCCACCTCAGCCATAAAAACAACCAAGCCTCCAACAACCATGCCAAACCCAGATACAGGCTGTATCGGCAGCTCATCGGGCTCCTGCGACTTCATGGGTTTGGGGTCTTCTTTCTCATCTGGCAGTTATATTCCAGCTATTGGGTCCTGGTTGCATACGGGACCATGTCGTTTCTAATATGTCCCCTGCGTACATGGTCTCTTCTTCTGGCCGCTTGGCTGATTTACAAGGTGCGAACGTTGCCAAAGGAGAAAGTCGCCCACCTGGTTAGATGA
- the LOC118412969 gene encoding transmembrane protein 62-like isoform X1: MASGLLKGAVLLLVSVLSWLCVYMKGRYTVDVQSLPQHPRSHQPPYPGGTADNLLWFLQVSDIHISRFYDPQRVTDLKQFCTENVDVFKPPMVLVTGDLTDAKTIDRGGSMQYEVEWRTYYGVLKETNVMERTLWMDIRGNHDAFDIPALHSNRNFFRQYSSMGQTGKISYHHAHKTPFGTYSFVALDACLNPGPRRPFNFFGYLNESSLATLQSLADETVHSNMTIWMGHHPTATILSPNPGIKHVIRNGIAYLCGHLHDLGGLFPVMYSMQEGGTLELELSDWMNNRRYRLLAADHDMLSFVDVKLGEWPVVLVTNPKHAMFATPSHEPLGRIRHSTHIRVLAFSPDPIEKVVVWLDGVRFCEASHVEGPLFTCPWNPADYGTGLHTIAVDVSDRKGRTRHQEHPFSVDGSRANISFVQTVILQTDWLVLMKLVFVLVFTAGVLSLPVLRYCSPALPPGGSSLDSVGGAGCGCSRLLELLGISAWCGMMNMSKGAYPRQFVQKWLSRLSLLTKVDQLYYPLFCFGVYIPIGPWFYGELIQGCHGALFMHGTYIAGAYVPGLWSHAYATLQIALFHVPLTVYLAMLLDNHLCHLSHKNNQASNNHAKPRYRLYRQLIGLLRLHGFGVFFLIWQLYSSYWVLVAYGTMSFLICPLRTWSLLLAAWLIYKVRTLPKEKVAHLVR, from the exons ATGGCCAGTGGTTTGCTGAAGGGAGCTGTGCTGTTGTTAGTGTCTGTGTTGTCCTGGCTGTGTGTTTACATGAAGGGGAGGTACACAGTAGATGTGCAGAGCCTGCCACAGCACCCACGCTCACACCAACCTCCCTATCCCGGGGGGACGGCAGACAACTTACTATGGTTCCTTCAG GTGTCAGACATCCACATCAGCAGGTTCTATGACCCACAGAGAGTGACAGACTTAAAGCAGTTCTGTACTGAGAATGTCGATGTCTTTAAACCTCCCATGGTCCTGGTAACTG GTGATTTGACCGATGCTAAGACCATAGACCGGGGAGGGTCCATGCAGTATGAGGTGGAGTGGAGGACGTACTACGGTGTGCTGAAGGAGACTAACGTTATGGAGAGGACATTGTGGATGGACATCAGAGGCAACCATG ATGCTTTTGATATCCCTGCACTGCACAGCAATAGAAACTTCTTCAG ACAGTATTCCTCCATGGGGCAGACAGGAAAGATATCATACCACCACGCCCACAAGACTCCGTTTGGAACCTACTCCTTTGTGGCGTTAGACGCTTGCCTCAACCCTGGTCCAAGGAGACCCTTCAACTTCTTCGGCTATCTTAATGAG TCTTCCCTAGCCACCCTACAGAGCCTTGCAGATGAGACAGTCCACAGTAACATGACTATCTGGATGGGGCATCACCCTACTGCTACAATCCTGTCTCCTAACCCTGGCATCAAACATGTCATCAG GAATGGAATAGCTTACCTGTGTGGCCACCTGCACGACCTGGGCGGGCTGTTTCCTGTCATGTACTCCATGCAGGAGGGCGGGACCTTAGAGCTGGAGCTGTCGGACTGGATGAACAACAGGAG GTATCGCCTACTTGCTGCTGACCATGACATGCTGTCGTTCGTTGATGTGAAACTCGGGGAGTGGCCAGTGGTGCTGGTGACCAACCCCAAACATGCCATGTTTGCAACACCTTCCCATGAACCTCTGGGGAGGATACGGCATTCTACCCACATCAG GGTGCTGGCATTCTCCCCAGATCCCATAGAGAAGGTGGTAGTGTGGCTGGATGGTGTGAGGTTCTGTGAGGCCAGTCATGTGGAGGGACCCTTATTCACCTGTCCCTGGAACCCTGCAGACTATGGGACAGGCCTGCACACCATTGCTGTGGATGTCTCT GACAGGAAAGGTCGTACCCGGCACCAGGAGCACCCCTTCTCTGTGGACGGCAGCCGGGCTAACATCTCCTTTGTCCAGACGGTCATCCTGCAGACAGACTGGCTGGTGTTG ATGAAGCTTGTATTCGTGCTGGTGTTCACGGCTGGTGTCCTGTCCCTGCCAGTCCTGCGGTACTGCAGCCCTGCCCTGCCCCCAGGTGGGTCCAGCCTGGACAGTGTTGGTGGTGCTGGCTGTG GCTGTTCTCGTTTACTGGAATTACTGGGAATATCAGCTTGGTGTGGCATGATGAACATGAGTAAAG GTGCGTACCCACGCCAGTTTGTACAGAAGTGGCTGTCACGGCTGTCTCTGCTTACCAAGGTGGACCAGCTCTACTACCCGCTGTTCTGCTTCGGTGTCTACATTCCTATAG GCCCATGGTTTTACGGCGAACTGATCCAAGGGTGCCATGGTGCACTCTTCATGCACGGGACCTACATAGCTGGAGCCTACGTACCAGGACTCTGGTCACATGCCTATGCCACTCTGCAG ATCGCCCTTTTCCATGTGCCATTGACAGTCTACCTTGCCATGCTGCTGGATAACCATCTATGCCACCTCAGCCATAAAAACAACCAAGCCTCCAACAACCATGCCAAACCCAGATACAGGCTGTATCGGCAGCTCATCGGGCTCCTGCGACTTCATGGGTTTGGGGTCTTCTTTCTCATCTGGCAGTTATATTCCAGCTATTGGGTCCTGGTTGCATACGGGACCATGTCGTTTCTAATATGTCCCCTGCGTACATGGTCTCTTCTTCTGGCCGCTTGGCTGATTTACAAGGTGCGAACGTTGCCAAAGGAGAAAGTCGCCCACCTGGTTAGATGA